TACCTATTTCGTGGAATAATTTTGGTGCTTTCGCTATCTTTTGGCTAGCAGCTATTAGTGATGCGCTAGATGGCTATCTTGCGCGTAAGCTAAATCAATCTTCAGCATTTGGGGCGTTCATAGATCCCGTTGCTGACAAATTAATGGTCGCAGCAGCTTTAATTATGTTAGCCGATGATTATGGAGTTTGGTATATATCCATACCAGCAATGATTATGATCGCTCGAGAAATATTTATTAGTGCCTTACGCGAATTTATGTCTTCTCGTGGCAAAAGGGACGTTATTGCAGTTTCAACAATGGGTAAATATAAAACGGCAGCACAAATGTTGGGGATTATGGGTTTAATTTGGCAGCCTGATTATGATATTCCCCTAATCATTTTTAACTTCCCTTGGGAAATTTTAATGTTTGCAGCATACGGTTTTTACTTTGTTGCTACAATTTTAACCGTTTGGTCAATGATGTCTTACTTTAAAGCAGCATGGCCGGAGCTAAAAAGCAGTTAGTTATTGGTTGTTTTTAGTCACTTATAGTTAAAAAATCATCATTTTAGACGCTTTTTAATCAGTTGAAATAAATTTGATATTTAATGGTTGACTCGTTTTAAATTCAATGTAGAATGCGTTTCCAGTTGACAGGGAGTCAACCAGTAAAGCGGCTGTAGCTCAGTTGGTAGAGCATCACGTTGCCAACGTGAATGTCACGAGTTCGAGTCTCGTTAGCCGCTCCAATTTCTTTCTTATCGTAAGGTTTGAAAGATGATCTAAGGAAATACTATCCAGTTGTAGTGAAATATGGCGGGTTGGCAGAGTGGCTATGCAGCGGATTGCAAATCCGTGGACCTCGGTTCGACTCCGGGACCCGCCTCCACAATGCCCGGGTGGTGGAATTGGTAGACACAAGGGATTTAAAATCCCTCGCTGAATAAGCGTGACGGTTCAAGTCCGTCTCCGGGTACCATTTCACATACATTGGTTGTATAGAAGAAATGTAGATTAGCGTCTACAGTGTTGAAAATTTAAGCGGCTGTAGCTCAGCTGGTAGAGCATCACGTTGCCAACGTGAATGTCACGAGTTCGAGTCTCGTTAGCCGCTCCAATTTCAACAGTAAAAGTCTTTATTTTTAAGGCAAGAAAAATTTAAGCGGCTGTAGCTCAGCTGGTAGAGCATCACGTTGCCAACGTGAATGTCACGAGTTCGAGTCTCGTTAGCCGCTCCAAAATTTTACTATTCGTTCGAGATGAAAATTAGGCAATTCGTTGCCCGGGTGGTGGAATTGGTAGACACAAGGGATTTAAAATCCCTCGCTGAATAAGCGTGACGGTTCAAGTCCGTCTCCGGGTACCATTTCATCTTTGAACATATGAAGCGGCTGTAGCTCAGCTGGTAGAGCATCACGTTGCCAACGTGAATGTCACGAGTTCGAGTCTCGTTAGCCGCTCCAATCTCCCTTTTAGTTATTAAAAGAACTAGGTGATCCAATACTTAGTATAAAAAACTTCCCTTATGCCCGGGTGGTGGAATTGGTAGACACAAGGGATTTAAAATCCCTCGCTGAATAAGCGTGACGGTTCAAGTCCGTCTCCGGGTACCATTTTATTACTGTCATATCAGTTCGATAATTTCAATAACTTCATACTCTTAAAACCTACGTTTATAAACGTAAGCAATAAATCGATTTCTAACTAATGAATACTCAATTCAACTTTAAAAAATTAGATTTCTAACAATTGATTTTGCAAAATATACTGTTTTGATTAGTAAAAAAACTAAAAACTACCCTTCTAAATTTTCGGAATATTCAGCGCTATTTGTAAATTTAATCTACTATAAAGGTTGGAAAACATAAATATATTGTTTGTTATGGACAATTAGTGGCTCAAGGATGACTTTGTAATAATCTTTAAGTTGTTATTTTTATGATGAATCTACGAAGTTTAAAAGTAAAATTTATACTGATTTTCATTGCGATAGGTTTAACTCCAGCAATAGTTACTAGTGTTATTTCTACAATAAATAGCTCAACAGATGTAACAGAGAAAGTTTATAACCAACTTACCGCGATTAACCAAATTAAAAAGCAGGCCATTGAAAACTACTTTGCTGAACGGCAAGGGGACATGGGAGTTCTTATCAATATTGCCGATACCATGCAACAACAAGCTTTTATGAAGTTATCGGCAATAAACAAACTTAAAAAATCTCAGCTTAGTGATTATTTTATTAACAATACTGTTCAATTGGAAATTCTTGCAAAAGAAGAAAGTACTCACCAAGCTATCACTGAATTAGTTAATAATTTTTCAAATAAGAATCAATGGCAAAACTCACTTAATAAATACGATAAAAATTATAAACCGTT
This window of the Thalassotalea atypica genome carries:
- the pgsA gene encoding CDP-diacylglycerol--glycerol-3-phosphate 3-phosphatidyltransferase; amino-acid sequence: MWTIPNQITLFRIILIPIFIIVFYLPISWNNFGAFAIFWLAAISDALDGYLARKLNQSSAFGAFIDPVADKLMVAAALIMLADDYGVWYISIPAMIMIAREIFISALREFMSSRGKRDVIAVSTMGKYKTAAQMLGIMGLIWQPDYDIPLIIFNFPWEILMFAAYGFYFVATILTVWSMMSYFKAAWPELKSS